A single region of the Gossypium arboreum isolate Shixiya-1 chromosome 12, ASM2569848v2, whole genome shotgun sequence genome encodes:
- the LOC108479103 gene encoding uncharacterized protein LOC108479103, giving the protein MHGRGGGEERKKARHMWTVPTRSTAVLSGDGGASLSSSSSSSTVNFFSKDGRKISVGDCALFKPPEDSPPFIGIIRCLTAGKENKLKLCVNWLYRPAEVKLGKGLLLEAAPNEIFYSFHKDEIPAASLLHPCKVAFLPKDVELPSGICSFVCRRVYDITNKCLWWLTDQDYINELQEEVDQLLYKTRLEMHATVQQGGRSPKPINGPTSTSQLKPGSDSVQNSASSFPSQGKGKKRERGDQGFEPVKRERTSKMDDGDSGHGRPEVNLKSEIAKITEKGGLEDYAGVEKLVQLMVSERNEKKIDLVSRSMLAGVIAATDKFDCLSHFVQLRGLPVFDEWLQEVHKGKIGDGSGSKDDRSVDDFLLTLLRALDKLPVNLTALQMCNIGKSVNHLRTHKNIEIQKKARSLVDTWKKRVEAEMDAKCGSNQGVPWSARARLSDVSHSGSKHSGSSDVAMKSSVTQLSASKTGSVKLAQGEITTKSASASPGPVKAATSPASASTNLKDGQARNAAVVGTSDPQTTTRDEKSSSSSQSHNNSQSCSSDHGKTGGVSGKEDARSSAAGSGIVAKISGSSSRHRKSINGFPGPSGAQREAGSSKNSSLHRNPASEKVSQSGLTCEKLTDPPTAEGNSHKFIVKIPNRGRSPAQSASGGSLEDHPVMNSRASSPVLSEKHEQLDRNMKEKSESYRANVATDVNTESWQSNDFKDVLTGSDEGDGSPAAVHDEENCRTGEDARKTTEVTKTASSSSGNELKSGKLQDASFSSINALIDSCAKYAEANECLPVGDDAGMNLLASVATGDFSKSDGASPIDSPQRNTPLVEHSSTGNETKLKPSSGDEVVQNRNQSVEGTDDEHLKQGVAAGNSWPKNAESKTGSSLEKLGGEPNEHLTSSLPKIADQCPENGKLKEIVMAALVNLPSACTVEKTTDIDDSKERLDKKSDEVDDDCCLDAKQKGSTSAVNEEVIDPGVKVEKEVVEGSSSVPSIEVDADNNKKNVTEDSERSSQTHQKANVFGHSIKGTDKEALPPGPSGDTVLEHVDEVKAEKDVETDAPSYASHNEKQKPELEIVTAQKGEHVQENLECSEGHEAHGRPSPCKALSETEQTKRPRASKVTGVEADEAEECTSITTDTPATGVADTDAKVEFDLNEDFNADDGKFLESNNVTAPVQLISSLPFPVSSVSSSLPASITIAAAAKGPFVPPQDLLRTKGALGWKGSAATSAFRPAEPRKSLDMPLGTNNASIPDATTGKQCRPPLDIDLNVPDERVLEDLAFQSSTQGTDSALDLSNNRDFKCGLVGSAPVRSSGGLDLDLNRVDEPADLGNHSTGNSRRIDAPMHPIKSSVGILNGEASFRRDFDLNNGPAVDEASAEPSLFSHHNRNSNVLSQAPVPSLQINNAEMANFSSWFPTGNTYSAVTIPSILPDREQPFPIVATGGTQRVLGPPTGATPFNPDVYRAPVLSSSPAVPFPSTPFQYPVFPFGTTFPLPSTSFSGSSTTYADSSSGGRFCFPPVHSQLLGPAGTVPCHYTRPYVVNLPDSSYNSSAESGRKWGRQGLDLNAGPGGPDIEGRDETAPLASRHLSVASSQALAEEQARMYQVPGGVLKRKEPEGGWDGYKQSSWQ; this is encoded by the exons ATGCATGGGCGGGGAGGAGGTGAGGAGAGGAAAAAGGCACGGCACATGTGGACAGTCCCTACACGTTCAACGGCTGTTCTGAGTGGTGATGGTGGTGCTtctctctcttcttcttcttcttcatctacCGTTAATTTCTTTTCAAAG GATGGACGTAAGATCAGTGTTGGTGACTGTGCTCTCTTCAAACCGCCTGAAGATTCTCCACCTTTCATTGGAATAATTCGTTGTCTAACTGCTGGGAAAGAAAACAAGTTAAAGTTGTGTGTAAATTGGCTTTATCGACCTGCTGAAGTAAAGCTTGGCAAAGGCCTCCTGTTGGAAGCTGCGCCAAACGAAATCTTTTATTCCTTCCATAAGGATGAGATTCCTGCTGCATCTTTACTCCATCCGTGTAAAGTTGCATTCCTTCCTAAAGACGTTGAACTTCCATCAGGGATTTGCTCATTTGTGTGCCGGCGAGTTTATGACATTACAAACAAGTGTTTATGGTGGCTAACCGATCAAGATTATATTAAT GAACTACAAGAAGAAGTAGATCAGCTGTTGTATAAGACGCGCTTAGAGATGCATGCAACAGTGCAGCAGGGTGGCCGTTCTCCAAAGCCAATAAATGGTCCGACGTCAACATCACAGTTAAAACCTGGTTCAGATAGCGTACAGAACAGTGCTTCCTCATTTCCTTCTCAGGGTAAGGGGAAAAAGAGGGAGCGTGGGGATCAAGGCTTCGAGCCTGTCAAAAGGGAACGTACTAGTAAAATGGATGATGGGGATTCTGGTCATGGTAGACCAGAAGTTAATCTAAAATCTGAGATTGCTAAAATTACTGAAAAGGGGGGACTAGAAGATTATGCAGGAGTTGAGAAATTGGTTCAACTCATGGTGTCTGAGAGAAATGAGAAGAAAATAGATTTGGTGAGCCGGTCAATGCTTGCTGGTGTCATAGCAGCTACAGATAAGTTTGACTGTCTTAGCCATTTTGTTCAGCTCAGAGGGTTGCCTGTTTTTGATGAATGGCTCCAGGAAGTCCACAAAGGGAAGATTGGAGATGGTAGCGGCTCCAAGGATGATAGATCAGTTGATGATTTTCTTTTAACCTTACTCCGAGCTCTTGATAAGCTACCTGTAAATCTTACAGCTCTGCAGATGTGTAACATTGGCAAGTCTGTGAATCATTTGCGTACTCATAAGAATATAGAAATACAGAAGAAAGCAAGGAGTTTAGTTGATACATGGAAAAAACGAGTAGAGGCTGAGATGGATGCCAAGTGTGGTTCAAATCAGGGTGTTCCGTGGTCTGCTAGAGCTCGTCTCTCTGATGTTTCTCACAGTGGAAGCAAGCACTCTGGATCATCTGATGTTGCCATGAAGAGTTCAGTAACCCAACTTTCTGCCTCTAAAACTGGTTCGGTTAAGCTTGCTCAAGGGGAGATCACGACCAAGTCTGCTTCTGCATCACCAGGGCCTGTGAAGGCAGCAACATCACCTGCCTCAGCCAGTACAAACTTAAAAGATGGGCAGGCACGAAATGCTGCTGTTGTTGGCACCTCTGACCCTCAAACTACCACTCGGGATGAAAAAAGCAGCAGTTCTAGTCAGTCCCACAACAATAGTCAGTCTTGTTCTAGTGATCATGGGAAGACTGGGGGAGTTTCTGGAAAGGAGGATGCAAGAAGTTCTGCAGCTGGTTCAGGAATAGTGGCTAAGATCTCAGGTAGTTCTTCACGGCACCGGAAATCCATTAATGGTTTCCCAGGTCCATCAGGAGCTCAAAGGGAAGCTGGATCAAGCAAAAATTCTTCATTGCATAGAAATCCTGCTTCAGAAAAAGTATCACAGTCTGGTTTAACATGTGAAAAGTTAACTGATCCTCCTACAGCTGAGGGTAATAGTCATAAGTTCATTGTTAAGATCCCAAATAGAGGTAGAAGTCCTGCACAAAGTGCCAGTGGAGGATCTCTTGAAGATCATCCAGTCATGAATAGCAGAGCTTCTTCTCCTGTGCTTTCAGAGAAACATGAGCAATTAGATCGTAACATGAAGGAGAAAAGTGAGAGTTATCGGGCAAATGTTGCCACTGATGTGAATACCGAATCTTGGCAGAGCAATGACTTCAAAGATGTGCTGACTGGGTCTGATGAGGGAGATGGTTCACCTGCAGCTGTTCATGATGAGGAAAACTGTAGGACTGGAGAAGATGCTAGGAAAACAACTGAAGTTACAAAAACTGCTTCCTCATCTTCTGGAAATGAACTTAAATCAGGGAAACTGCAAGATGCTTCTTTTAGTTCTATAAATGCTCTAATTGATAGTTGTGCTAAGTACGCCGAAGCAAATGAGTGCTTGCCAGTTGGGGATGATGCTGGAATGAATTTGCTTGCTAGTGTGGCTACTGGAGACTTCTCTAAGTCAGATGGGGCTTCACCGATTGATTCTCCACAAAGAAATACCCCTCTTGTTGAGCATTCTTCCACAGGCaatgaaactaaattaaaacCTTCTTCGGGGGATGAGGTTGTTCAAAATCGGAATCAGTCTGTTGAGGGTACAGATGATGAGCATCTAAAGCAGGGTGTTGCTGCTGGTAATTCATGGCCTAAAAATGCAGAAAGCAAGACTGGTTCCTCTCTAGAGAAATTAGGAGGAGAGCCGAATGAGCATTTAACTTCATCTTTGCCGAAGATTGCAGATCAGTGTCCtgaaaatggtaaattaaagGAAATTGTGATGGCTGCTTTAGTCAATCTGCCTTCTGCATGCACTGTGGAGAAAACTACTGATATTGATGATTCCAAAGAGCGCTTGGATAAAAAGTCTGATGAAGTGGACGATGATTGCTGTTTGGATGCTAAACAAAAGGGGAGCACTTCTGCGGTAAATGAAGAGGTCATTGATCCAGGTGTAAAAGTGGAGAAAGAAGTGGTTGAAGGTTCATCATCTGTACCTTCTATTGAAGTTGATGCGGATAATAACAAGAAAAATGTCACTGAAGATTCAGAGAGAAGTTCACAGACTCATCAGAAGGCAAATGTTTTTGGGCATTCCATCAAAGGAACAGATAAAGAAGCACTGCCTCCTGGTCCTTCCGGAGATACAGTTTTGGAACATGTTGATGAAGTGAAGGCTGAGAAGGATGTTGAGACTGATGCACCGAGTTATGCCAGTCACAATGAGAAACAAAAACCTGAGTTGGAAA TTGTTACTGCCCAGAAAGGTGAGCACGTGCAGGAGAACTTAGAATGTAGTGAGGGTCATGAAGCACATGGTAGACCATCTCCTTGTAAGGCATTGTCAGAAACAGAACAAACTAAGAGGCCAAGGGCATCTAAGGTGACTGGTGTAGAAGCAGATGAAGCAGAAGAATGCACATCAATCACTACAGATACTCCTGCTACAGGTGTTGCTGATACAGATGCTAAAGTAGAATTCGACTTGAATGAGGACTTCAATGCAGATGATGGGAAATTCTTGGAATCAAATAATGTGACAGCTCCTGTCCAATTAATTAGCTCATTGCCTTTCCCTGTTTCTTCCGTGTCTAGCAGCCTTCCTGCTTCTATTACTATTGCTGCTGCTGCTAAAGGCCCCTTTGTTCCCCCACAGGACCTGCTGAGGACTAAAGGGGCACTCGGTTGGAAGGGATCAGCTGCTACAAGTGCGTTTCGGCCAGCTGAACCCAGAAAAAGTCTAGATATGCCTCTGGGTACAAATAATGCTTCCATTCCTGATGCCACTACCGGAAAACAGTGTCGTCCTCCATTGGATATTGATTTGAATGTACCTGATGAGAGAGTCCTTGAGGATCTTGCTTTTCAAAGTTCTACCCAGGGCACAGACTCTGCACTAGACCTTTCAAATAATCGTGATTTCAAATGTGGGTTGGTTGGTTCGGCACCCGTTCGCTCTTCTGGTGGACTTGATCTTGATTTGAACAGAGTTGATGAACCTGCTGATTTGGGTAATCACTCAACTGGAAATAGTCGCAGAATAGATGCCCCTATGCATCCAATAAAATCATCAGTTGGTATTCTTAATGGTGAGGCAAGTTTCCGCAGGGACTTTGATTTGAACAATGGACCTGCTGTTGATGAGGCGAGTGCTGAACCATCACTATTTAGCCATCATAATAGAAACAGCAACGTGCTATCTCAAGCACCAGTTCCCAGCCTGCAGATAAACAATGCTGAGATGGCAAATTTCTCGTCATGGTTTCCTACAGGGAATACATACTCAGCTGTTACTATTCCATCAATTTTGCCTGATAGGGAACAACCTTTTCCAATTGTTGCAACTGGTGGAACACAAAGGGTGTTGGGTCCCCCTACTGGTGCCACCCCTTTTAATCCTGATGTCTATAGGGCACCTGTGTTGTCATCTTCACCAGCAGTGCCCTTTCCATCAACTCCTTTCCAATATCCTGTGTTTCCCTTTGGAACAACTTTTCCTCTTCCTTCAACCAGCTTTTCTGGCAGTTCAACAACTTATGCTGATTCATCTTCTGGTGGGAGGTTTTGTTTTCCCCCAGTCCATTCACAATTGTTAGGACCTGCTGGCACTGTTCCATGCCATTACACAAGGCCCTATGTTGTTAACCTTCCGGACAGTAGTTATAATAGTAGTGCTGAGAGTGGAAGGAAGTGGGGAAGGCAAGGTCTAGATTTAAATGCAGGGCCTGGAGGTCCAGACATTGAAGGAAGAGATGAGACAGCACCTCTTGCATCTCGGCATCTGTCTGTTGCCAGTTCTCAGGCCCTGGCAGAGGAACAAGCAAGAATGTATCAGGTGCCAGGTGGGGTTTTGAAAAGGAAGGAACCTGAGGGAGGATGGGATGGATACAAGCAATCTTCATGGCAGTAG
- the LOC108477139 gene encoding uncharacterized protein LOC108477139, producing MFLSRFVGRTALLAAAKSESSAATTAAAASAAAPTNLNPLEQFFEADRNPEDEKPVYGRSWKASELRVKSWDDLHKLWYVLLKEKNMLMTQRQMLHAQNLRFPNPERIPKVRKSMCRIKQVLTERAIEDPDPRRSAEMKRMINAL from the exons ATGTTTCTGTCTAGATTTGTAGGGAGAACAGCTCTCTTGGCTGCTGCTAAATCAGAAAGTTCAGCTGCGACCACCGCCGCCGCCGCATCAGCAGCTGCTCCTACTAATCTCAACCCACTTGAGCAATTTTTTGAGGCTGATAGAAATCCCGAAGATGAAAAACCTGTCTACG GTCGAAGTTGGAAAGCTTCTGAACTGCGTGTAAAGTCCTGGGATGATCTCCATAAACTATGGTATGTTCTGTTGAAAGAGAAAAACATGCTGATGACTCAACGGCAGATGCTTCATGCTCAGAATCTCCGCTTTCCCAATCCAGAACGCATCCCAAAG GTAAGGAAGTCGATGTGCCGAATTAAGCAAGTACTTACAGAAAGAGCAATTGAAGACCCTGATCCGAGGAGATCAGCAGAGATGAAGAGGATGATAAATGCGCTGTGA
- the LOC108479313 gene encoding nucleobase-ascorbate transporter 6 isoform X1 has product MFGLSYMLFNLCVCVCWSCNNYKGCSFRPETKRKIFFEKISLSLVQLCPFYISVYTSEAILLGFQHYLVMLGTTVIIPTSLVPQMGGGNEEKAKVIQTLLFVAGLNTLLQSLFGSRLPAVIGGSYTFVPTTISIILAGRFSDSSDPIERFKRIMRATQGALIVASTLQIVLGFSGLWRNVARFLSPLSVVPLVSLVGFGLYEFGFPGVAKCVEIGLPQLILIVFVSQYVPHVIKSGRNVFDRFAVLFSVVIVWIYAHLLTVGGAYNGTAPKTQTSCRTDRSGLIDAAPWIRVPYPFQWGAPSFDAGEAFAMMMASFVALVESTGAFISVSRYASATPMPPSILSRGIGWQGVAILVSGLFGTANGSSVSVENAGLLALTRVGSRRVVQISAGFMIFFSILGKFGAVFASIPAPIIAALYCLFFAYVGAGGLSFLQFCNLNSFRTKFILGFSVFMGLSVPQYFNEYTAINGYGPVHTGARWFNDIVNVPFSSEAFVAGCLAYFLDNTLHRKDSGIRKDRGKHWWDKFRSFKGDSRSEEFYSLPFNLNKYFPSV; this is encoded by the exons ATGTTTGGTTTAAGTTACATGTTATTTAACCTCTGTGTGTGTGTTTGTTGGTCATGTAATAATTATAAAGGCTGTAGCTTCAGAccagaaacaaaaagaaaaattttcttcGAAAAG ATTTCCTTATCTTTAGTTCAACTTTGTCCCTTTTATATCAGTGTCTACACAT CCGAGGCCATCCTTCTTGGTTTCCAACATTATCTTGTGATGCTTGGAACGACAGTGATCATTCCAACTTCACTTGTTCCCCAGATGGGAGGTGGAAAT GAGGAGAAAGCAAAGGTTATCCAGACTCTACTCTTTGTTGCTGGTTTGAACACATTATTGCAGTCACTGTTTGGGTCTAGATTGCCTGCTGTGATTGGAGGGTCTTATACCTTTGTCCCAACAACAATCTCAATTATTCTTGCTGGTCGGTTCAGTGACAGCTCAGATCCTATTGAG AGATTTAAAAGGATAATGCGGGCGACTCAAGGTGCCCTCATTGTAGCTTCCACTCTTCAGATTGTCCTTGGCTTCAGTGGCCTTTGGCGTAATGTTGCGAG GTTTTTAAGTCCACTTTCAGTCGTTCCTTTGGTATCTCTAGTTGGTTTTGGGCTTTACGAGTTTGGCTTTCCTGGG GTTGCCAAATGTGTGGAGATTGGACTGCCTCAGCTGATTCTTATAGTATTTGTCTCACAG TACGTGCCTCATGTGATAAAGTCTGGAAGAAATGTCTTTGATCGATTTGCTGTCTTGTTTTCAGTGGTGATTGTCTGGATTTATGCTCATTTACTCACTGTGGGTGGAGCTTATAATGGTACAGCACCAAAAACACAAACAAGCTGTAGAACTGATCGTTCTGGTCTAATAGATGCTGCTCCATG GATAAGAGTTCCTTATCCCTTTCAATGGGGAGCGCCATCATTTGATGCTGGTGAAGCCTTTGCTATGATGATGGCTTCTTTTGTTGCCCTTGTAGAG TCCACTGGGGCTTTTATTTCTGTGTCAAGATATGCAAGTGCGACTCCAATGCCACCATCTATTCTTAGCCGTGGTATTGGTTGGCAG GGAGTTGCAATTTTGGTGTCGGGATTGTTTGGAACTGCCAATGGTTCCTCAGTTTCTGT AGAGAATGCTGGCCTTTTAGCCTTAACACGAGTTGGCAGCCGAAGGGTTGTCCAAATCTCAGCAGGGTTTATGATTTTCTTCTCTATTCTTG GGAAATTTGGAGCAGTCTTTGCTTCAATTCCAGCACCTATTATTGCTGCATTGTACTGCCTATTCTTTGCATATGTTG GTGCTGGGGGTCTTAGTTTTCTTCAGTTTTGCAACCTCAACAGCTTCCGTACAAAATTTATATTAGGCTTCTCTGTTTTTATGGGCTTATCTGTGCCACAGTACTTCAATGAGTATACCGCAATTAATGGCTATGGTCCTGTTCACACAGGCGCAAGATGG TTCAATGACATTGTAAATGTGCCATTCTCATCGGAAGCGTTCGTAGCGGGATGCTTGGCATATTTCCTCGATAACACATTGCACCGCAAGGACAGTGGGATTAGGAAGGACAGGGGTAAGCACTGGTGGGACAAGTTCCGATCCTTCAAGGGTGATTCGAGGAGTGAAGAATTTTATTCCCTCCCCTTCAACCTAAACAAATATTTCCCATCTGTGTGA
- the LOC108479313 gene encoding nucleobase-ascorbate transporter 6 isoform X2 — MAKVDEPQPHPPKEQLPNISYCITSPPPWPEAILLGFQHYLVMLGTTVIIPTSLVPQMGGGNEEKAKVIQTLLFVAGLNTLLQSLFGSRLPAVIGGSYTFVPTTISIILAGRFSDSSDPIERFKRIMRATQGALIVASTLQIVLGFSGLWRNVARFLSPLSVVPLVSLVGFGLYEFGFPGVAKCVEIGLPQLILIVFVSQYVPHVIKSGRNVFDRFAVLFSVVIVWIYAHLLTVGGAYNGTAPKTQTSCRTDRSGLIDAAPWIRVPYPFQWGAPSFDAGEAFAMMMASFVALVESTGAFISVSRYASATPMPPSILSRGIGWQGVAILVSGLFGTANGSSVSVENAGLLALTRVGSRRVVQISAGFMIFFSILGKFGAVFASIPAPIIAALYCLFFAYVGAGGLSFLQFCNLNSFRTKFILGFSVFMGLSVPQYFNEYTAINGYGPVHTGARWFNDIVNVPFSSEAFVAGCLAYFLDNTLHRKDSGIRKDRGKHWWDKFRSFKGDSRSEEFYSLPFNLNKYFPSV, encoded by the exons ATGGCAAAAGTAGATGAACCACAGCCACATCCACCAAAGGAGCAGCTGCCCAACATTTCTTACTGCATTACAAGTCCACCTCCATGGC CCGAGGCCATCCTTCTTGGTTTCCAACATTATCTTGTGATGCTTGGAACGACAGTGATCATTCCAACTTCACTTGTTCCCCAGATGGGAGGTGGAAAT GAGGAGAAAGCAAAGGTTATCCAGACTCTACTCTTTGTTGCTGGTTTGAACACATTATTGCAGTCACTGTTTGGGTCTAGATTGCCTGCTGTGATTGGAGGGTCTTATACCTTTGTCCCAACAACAATCTCAATTATTCTTGCTGGTCGGTTCAGTGACAGCTCAGATCCTATTGAG AGATTTAAAAGGATAATGCGGGCGACTCAAGGTGCCCTCATTGTAGCTTCCACTCTTCAGATTGTCCTTGGCTTCAGTGGCCTTTGGCGTAATGTTGCGAG GTTTTTAAGTCCACTTTCAGTCGTTCCTTTGGTATCTCTAGTTGGTTTTGGGCTTTACGAGTTTGGCTTTCCTGGG GTTGCCAAATGTGTGGAGATTGGACTGCCTCAGCTGATTCTTATAGTATTTGTCTCACAG TACGTGCCTCATGTGATAAAGTCTGGAAGAAATGTCTTTGATCGATTTGCTGTCTTGTTTTCAGTGGTGATTGTCTGGATTTATGCTCATTTACTCACTGTGGGTGGAGCTTATAATGGTACAGCACCAAAAACACAAACAAGCTGTAGAACTGATCGTTCTGGTCTAATAGATGCTGCTCCATG GATAAGAGTTCCTTATCCCTTTCAATGGGGAGCGCCATCATTTGATGCTGGTGAAGCCTTTGCTATGATGATGGCTTCTTTTGTTGCCCTTGTAGAG TCCACTGGGGCTTTTATTTCTGTGTCAAGATATGCAAGTGCGACTCCAATGCCACCATCTATTCTTAGCCGTGGTATTGGTTGGCAG GGAGTTGCAATTTTGGTGTCGGGATTGTTTGGAACTGCCAATGGTTCCTCAGTTTCTGT AGAGAATGCTGGCCTTTTAGCCTTAACACGAGTTGGCAGCCGAAGGGTTGTCCAAATCTCAGCAGGGTTTATGATTTTCTTCTCTATTCTTG GGAAATTTGGAGCAGTCTTTGCTTCAATTCCAGCACCTATTATTGCTGCATTGTACTGCCTATTCTTTGCATATGTTG GTGCTGGGGGTCTTAGTTTTCTTCAGTTTTGCAACCTCAACAGCTTCCGTACAAAATTTATATTAGGCTTCTCTGTTTTTATGGGCTTATCTGTGCCACAGTACTTCAATGAGTATACCGCAATTAATGGCTATGGTCCTGTTCACACAGGCGCAAGATGG TTCAATGACATTGTAAATGTGCCATTCTCATCGGAAGCGTTCGTAGCGGGATGCTTGGCATATTTCCTCGATAACACATTGCACCGCAAGGACAGTGGGATTAGGAAGGACAGGGGTAAGCACTGGTGGGACAAGTTCCGATCCTTCAAGGGTGATTCGAGGAGTGAAGAATTTTATTCCCTCCCCTTCAACCTAAACAAATATTTCCCATCTGTGTGA
- the LOC108479313 gene encoding nucleobase-ascorbate transporter 6 isoform X3 yields MLGTTVIIPTSLVPQMGGGNEEKAKVIQTLLFVAGLNTLLQSLFGSRLPAVIGGSYTFVPTTISIILAGRFSDSSDPIERFKRIMRATQGALIVASTLQIVLGFSGLWRNVARFLSPLSVVPLVSLVGFGLYEFGFPGVAKCVEIGLPQLILIVFVSQYVPHVIKSGRNVFDRFAVLFSVVIVWIYAHLLTVGGAYNGTAPKTQTSCRTDRSGLIDAAPWIRVPYPFQWGAPSFDAGEAFAMMMASFVALVESTGAFISVSRYASATPMPPSILSRGIGWQGVAILVSGLFGTANGSSVSVENAGLLALTRVGSRRVVQISAGFMIFFSILGKFGAVFASIPAPIIAALYCLFFAYVGAGGLSFLQFCNLNSFRTKFILGFSVFMGLSVPQYFNEYTAINGYGPVHTGARWFNDIVNVPFSSEAFVAGCLAYFLDNTLHRKDSGIRKDRGKHWWDKFRSFKGDSRSEEFYSLPFNLNKYFPSV; encoded by the exons ATGCTTGGAACGACAGTGATCATTCCAACTTCACTTGTTCCCCAGATGGGAGGTGGAAAT GAGGAGAAAGCAAAGGTTATCCAGACTCTACTCTTTGTTGCTGGTTTGAACACATTATTGCAGTCACTGTTTGGGTCTAGATTGCCTGCTGTGATTGGAGGGTCTTATACCTTTGTCCCAACAACAATCTCAATTATTCTTGCTGGTCGGTTCAGTGACAGCTCAGATCCTATTGAG AGATTTAAAAGGATAATGCGGGCGACTCAAGGTGCCCTCATTGTAGCTTCCACTCTTCAGATTGTCCTTGGCTTCAGTGGCCTTTGGCGTAATGTTGCGAG GTTTTTAAGTCCACTTTCAGTCGTTCCTTTGGTATCTCTAGTTGGTTTTGGGCTTTACGAGTTTGGCTTTCCTGGG GTTGCCAAATGTGTGGAGATTGGACTGCCTCAGCTGATTCTTATAGTATTTGTCTCACAG TACGTGCCTCATGTGATAAAGTCTGGAAGAAATGTCTTTGATCGATTTGCTGTCTTGTTTTCAGTGGTGATTGTCTGGATTTATGCTCATTTACTCACTGTGGGTGGAGCTTATAATGGTACAGCACCAAAAACACAAACAAGCTGTAGAACTGATCGTTCTGGTCTAATAGATGCTGCTCCATG GATAAGAGTTCCTTATCCCTTTCAATGGGGAGCGCCATCATTTGATGCTGGTGAAGCCTTTGCTATGATGATGGCTTCTTTTGTTGCCCTTGTAGAG TCCACTGGGGCTTTTATTTCTGTGTCAAGATATGCAAGTGCGACTCCAATGCCACCATCTATTCTTAGCCGTGGTATTGGTTGGCAG GGAGTTGCAATTTTGGTGTCGGGATTGTTTGGAACTGCCAATGGTTCCTCAGTTTCTGT AGAGAATGCTGGCCTTTTAGCCTTAACACGAGTTGGCAGCCGAAGGGTTGTCCAAATCTCAGCAGGGTTTATGATTTTCTTCTCTATTCTTG GGAAATTTGGAGCAGTCTTTGCTTCAATTCCAGCACCTATTATTGCTGCATTGTACTGCCTATTCTTTGCATATGTTG GTGCTGGGGGTCTTAGTTTTCTTCAGTTTTGCAACCTCAACAGCTTCCGTACAAAATTTATATTAGGCTTCTCTGTTTTTATGGGCTTATCTGTGCCACAGTACTTCAATGAGTATACCGCAATTAATGGCTATGGTCCTGTTCACACAGGCGCAAGATGG TTCAATGACATTGTAAATGTGCCATTCTCATCGGAAGCGTTCGTAGCGGGATGCTTGGCATATTTCCTCGATAACACATTGCACCGCAAGGACAGTGGGATTAGGAAGGACAGGGGTAAGCACTGGTGGGACAAGTTCCGATCCTTCAAGGGTGATTCGAGGAGTGAAGAATTTTATTCCCTCCCCTTCAACCTAAACAAATATTTCCCATCTGTGTGA
- the LOC108479314 gene encoding LIM domain-containing protein WLIM1-like, producing MATFAGTTQKCKACEKTVYLVDQLTADNKVYHKACFRCHHCKGTLKLSNYSSFEGVLYCKPHFDQLFKMTGSLDKSFEGTPKTVRVDRSADQVTNSKFSGLFAGTQEKCVACKKTVYPIEKVAVDGTSYHKACFRCTHGGCVISPSNYVAHEHRLYCRHHHNQLFKQKGNFSQLDKHEEAKGVTENTVA from the exons ATGGCAACTTTTGCAGGGACTACCCAGAAATGCAAGGCTTGTGAAAAAACTGTTTACTTGGTTGACCAGCTTACTGCTGACAACAAAGTTTATCATAAAGCTTGCTTCAGGTGCCACCATTGCAAGGGTACCCTTAAG CTAAGTAATTATAGCTCCTTTGAGGGTGTCTTGTATTGCAAGCCTCACTTTGATCAACTATTTAAGATGACTGGCAGCTTGGATAAAAGTTTTGAAG GAACTCCTAAAACTGTTAGGGTAGACCGATCAGCTGACCAG GTCACCAACAGCAAATTTTCGGGCTTGTTTGCCGGAACTCAAGAGAAATGTGTTGCTTGCAAGAAAACTGTGTACCCGATTGAAAAG GTGGCGGTTGATGGCACTTCATATCACAAGGCTTGTTTCAGATGCACGCATGGAGGTTGTGTTATCAGCCCGTCAAACTACGTTGCGCATGAACATCGTCTATACTGTAGACATCACCACAATCAACTGTTCAAACAGAAGGGTAACTTCAGCCAACTCGACAAGCACGAAGAAGCTAAAGGGGTGACTGAGAACACTGTGGCCTAA